The Microbacterium sp. SORGH_AS_0862 genome has a segment encoding these proteins:
- a CDS encoding thymidine kinase, with product MAKLYFRYGAMNSGKSTALLQAAYNYEERGQHVLLAKPEIDTKGADRISSRLGMSRGVDFLIRPEDDLRELFASHRARVLAAEGADVACLLIDEAQFLTRTQVDDLLRIVVLDGVPSLAYGIRTDFQTHAFPGSRRLMELAHSLEELKTICRCGRKALFNARLVGGRFVFEGDQVAIDELSHEKVTYESMCAQCYLTASGGRLS from the coding sequence GTGGCCAAGCTCTACTTCCGCTACGGGGCGATGAACTCCGGCAAGTCGACGGCGCTGCTGCAGGCCGCGTACAACTACGAGGAACGCGGACAGCACGTTCTGCTGGCCAAGCCCGAGATCGACACGAAGGGTGCCGATCGCATCTCGAGCCGTTTGGGGATGTCACGCGGGGTGGACTTCCTCATCCGGCCCGAGGACGACCTCCGCGAGCTCTTCGCGTCGCACCGCGCCCGGGTTCTCGCCGCGGAGGGTGCGGATGTGGCGTGCCTGCTCATCGACGAGGCGCAGTTCCTGACGCGCACCCAGGTCGACGATCTGCTGCGCATCGTGGTGCTGGACGGCGTGCCCTCCCTCGCCTACGGCATCCGCACCGACTTCCAGACGCACGCGTTCCCGGGTTCACGTCGCCTCATGGAGCTCGCCCACAGCCTGGAGGAGCTCAAGACGATCTGTCGCTGTGGTCGCAAGGCGCTCTTCAACGCCCGGCTGGTCGGTGGACGCTTCGTCTTCGAGGGCGACCAGGTCGCCATCGACGAGCTCAGCCACGAGAAGGTGACCTACGAGTCGATGTGTGCGCAGTGCTACCTGACCGCGTCCGGAGGACGCCTCAGCTGA
- a CDS encoding HAD-IIB family hydrolase — MTQPPKLVAFDLDDTLAPSKSAVDPRIADLLLALASRVEVAIISGGQLAQFRSQVVEQLPATTDDVLDHMHLLPTCGTQYYRLTPAGITTVYAHSLTDDEKTRALAAVEEEAKRLGLWAEQTWGPILEDRGSQITFSALGQSAPLDAKTAWDPTGEKKNTLREAVAARIPDLEVRSGGSTSVDITHRGIDKAYGMQRLAEHTGISLDDMLFIGDRLDPDGNDYPVLALGVTCHAVHGWQDTADYLDTLIPTLPTR, encoded by the coding sequence ATGACTCAGCCGCCGAAGCTCGTTGCGTTCGATCTGGACGACACGCTCGCCCCGTCCAAGAGCGCGGTCGATCCGCGGATCGCGGACCTGCTGCTCGCGCTCGCCTCACGGGTCGAGGTCGCGATCATCTCCGGCGGCCAGCTCGCCCAGTTCCGGTCGCAGGTCGTCGAGCAGCTGCCCGCGACCACCGACGACGTCCTCGACCACATGCACCTGCTGCCCACCTGCGGCACCCAGTACTACCGCCTCACCCCCGCAGGCATCACCACCGTCTACGCCCACAGCCTCACCGACGACGAGAAGACCCGCGCCCTCGCCGCCGTCGAAGAAGAGGCCAAACGCCTCGGACTCTGGGCAGAGCAGACCTGGGGCCCCATCCTCGAAGACCGCGGCTCCCAGATCACCTTCTCCGCCCTCGGCCAGTCCGCCCCCCTCGACGCGAAGACCGCGTGGGACCCTACCGGCGAGAAGAAGAACACCCTCCGCGAAGCCGTCGCCGCCCGCATCCCCGACCTCGAAGTCCGCTCCGGCGGATCCACCAGCGTCGACATCACCCACCGCGGCATCGACAAGGCCTACGGCATGCAGCGCCTCGCCGAACACACCGGCATCAGCCTCGACGACATGCTCTTCATCGGCGACCGCCTCGACCCCGACGGCAACGACTACCCCGTCCTCGCCCTCGGCGTCACCTGCCACGCCGTCCACGGCTGGCAAGACACCGCCGACTACCTCGACACCCTCATCCCCACCCTCCCCACCCGCTGA
- a CDS encoding aspartate-semialdehyde dehydrogenase, producing MTRISESGLSVAVVGATGQVGTVMREILAERSFPIGELRLFSTARSAGTAVEFGGQTVIVEDVATADPAGIDIALFSAGATGSRAHAPRFAEAGAVVIDNSSAWRNDPEVPLVVSEVNPHAIDERPKGIIANPNCTTMAAMPVLKVLDAEAGLERLIVSTYQAVSGSGLAGAQELLGQVEGVLAQGDTLRLVHDGSAVDFPQPEKYIAPIAFDVIPFAGNLVDDGDNETDEEKKLRNESRKILELPELRVAGTCVRVPVFTGHSLSINVEFARDITPERARELLAAAPGVALEEVPTPLQAAGSDPSYVGRIRRDQSAPEGKGLVLFISNDNLRKGAALNAVQIAEIVAARLGVTA from the coding sequence ATGACCCGCATCTCCGAATCCGGACTCTCCGTCGCCGTGGTCGGCGCCACCGGTCAGGTCGGCACCGTCATGCGGGAGATTCTCGCGGAACGCTCCTTCCCGATCGGCGAGCTGCGCCTGTTCTCCACGGCGCGCTCGGCCGGGACCGCCGTCGAGTTCGGCGGTCAGACGGTCATCGTCGAGGACGTCGCCACTGCCGACCCCGCCGGCATCGACATCGCCCTCTTCTCCGCGGGCGCCACCGGCAGCCGCGCGCACGCGCCGCGCTTCGCCGAGGCCGGCGCCGTCGTCATCGACAACTCGAGCGCCTGGCGCAACGACCCCGAGGTTCCGCTGGTGGTCAGCGAGGTCAACCCGCACGCGATCGACGAGCGCCCCAAGGGGATCATCGCCAACCCGAACTGCACCACGATGGCGGCCATGCCCGTGTTGAAGGTCCTCGACGCCGAGGCAGGCCTCGAGCGGCTCATCGTCAGCACCTACCAGGCCGTGTCCGGGTCGGGCCTGGCCGGTGCCCAGGAGCTGCTCGGACAGGTCGAGGGCGTCCTCGCCCAAGGCGACACACTGCGTCTCGTGCACGACGGGTCGGCGGTCGACTTCCCGCAGCCGGAGAAGTACATCGCCCCCATCGCGTTCGACGTGATCCCGTTCGCCGGCAACCTCGTCGACGACGGCGACAACGAGACCGACGAGGAGAAGAAGCTCCGCAACGAGAGCCGCAAGATCCTCGAACTGCCCGAGCTGCGCGTGGCGGGCACCTGCGTGCGCGTCCCCGTCTTCACGGGGCACTCGCTGTCGATCAACGTCGAGTTCGCGCGTGACATCACCCCCGAGCGCGCCCGCGAGCTGCTCGCCGCTGCGCCCGGCGTCGCGCTGGAGGAGGTGCCCACGCCGCTGCAGGCCGCAGGCAGCGACCCCAGCTACGTCGGTCGCATCCGCCGCGACCAGTCGGCGCCCGAGGGCAAGGGCCTCGTGCTGTTCATCAGCAACGACAACCTCCGCAAGGGCGCAGCCCTCAACGCGGTGCAGATCGCCGAGATCGTCGCCGCCCGCCTGGGCGTCACCGCCTGA
- a CDS encoding DUF1295 domain-containing protein, giving the protein MGALGMVVVLAGAVCALCWVLSLITKDTSWVDRIWSIVPVAYVWIFAGVAIAGGLDAARLILMAVLVTLWGARLTFNFARKGGYSGMEDYRWAILRARMRPWQFQVFNLLFIVLYQNALLVLITLPAAAALLNTTPLNVWDAVWALLFLAFLAGEWLADQQQWNFHRAKAAAGGELAPGFVTTGLFRYSRHPNFFFEQAQWWVLYLIGANAALSAGAGILGGAINVTIAGPILLTLLFIGSTVFTESISAGKYPAYAEYRRTTSMLVPWPPRGRRSAEALS; this is encoded by the coding sequence ATGGGCGCTCTGGGGATGGTTGTCGTGCTCGCCGGTGCGGTGTGCGCACTGTGCTGGGTCCTGTCGCTGATCACGAAGGACACCTCGTGGGTCGACCGGATCTGGTCGATCGTGCCGGTCGCCTACGTCTGGATCTTCGCGGGCGTGGCGATCGCGGGCGGTCTCGACGCGGCACGGCTCATCCTCATGGCCGTGCTCGTGACGCTCTGGGGCGCGCGCCTCACCTTCAACTTCGCCCGCAAGGGCGGCTACAGCGGCATGGAGGACTATCGTTGGGCAATACTGCGCGCACGGATGCGGCCGTGGCAGTTCCAGGTCTTCAACCTGTTGTTCATCGTGCTGTACCAGAACGCGCTGCTCGTGCTGATCACCCTGCCCGCGGCGGCCGCGTTGCTGAACACGACGCCGCTGAACGTCTGGGATGCGGTGTGGGCGCTGCTGTTCCTCGCCTTCCTCGCCGGGGAGTGGCTGGCCGATCAGCAGCAGTGGAACTTCCACCGAGCCAAGGCTGCGGCGGGCGGCGAGCTCGCCCCCGGCTTCGTGACCACGGGACTGTTCCGCTACAGCCGCCACCCCAACTTCTTCTTCGAGCAGGCCCAGTGGTGGGTGCTCTACCTGATCGGCGCCAATGCGGCCCTGAGCGCGGGCGCCGGCATCCTGGGCGGAGCGATCAACGTCACGATCGCAGGGCCGATCCTGCTGACTCTGCTGTTCATCGGCTCGACCGTGTTCACGGAGTCGATCTCGGCCGGCAAGTACCCCGCCTACGCCGAGTACCGACGCACGACCTCGATGCTGGTGCCGTGGCCGCCGCGCGGCCGCCGGAGCGCCGAGGCGCTCAGCTGA
- the mqo gene encoding malate dehydrogenase (quinone), which translates to MTGNVDVLLIGGGIMSATLGTFLQQLQPDWKIAVFERLGEVAQESSNAWNNAGTGHAALCELNYMPAAPDGSVDPAKAVAINEQFQQSRQFWSTLVERGVLAAPETFINRTPHMTFVRGEKDVAYLKRRYESLKQQPLFEGIEYSEDSRVINQWAPLLMQQRRKGEPFAATRVPSGTDVDFGSLTRQLLDSMQRRGAEVLTGREVRSLKRQKDGSWQVGYRHTVGRTPGRINARFVFIGAGGWAIKLLQRSRIPEAKGYGVFPIGGQWLKTSNPALVAQHKAKVYSQASVGAPPMSVPHLDTRVVDGETSLLFGPFATFSPKFLKNGSPWDIVTQVRLSNLGSMLTAGATNLNLVKYLVSELLKTHKKKVDSLREFMPTADGADWELLNAGQRAQVMKGGKLQFGTEVVAAADGSIAGLLGASPGASTAVSIMLGLLKSCFPDRIEGWEPQLRELIPSYGTALNPDPAAAEASLAATAEELHLTV; encoded by the coding sequence GTGACAGGAAACGTCGACGTCCTCCTGATCGGTGGCGGCATCATGAGCGCCACACTCGGGACTTTTTTGCAGCAGCTCCAGCCGGACTGGAAGATCGCGGTGTTCGAGCGCCTGGGCGAGGTCGCCCAGGAGAGCTCCAACGCGTGGAACAACGCCGGAACGGGGCATGCCGCGCTGTGCGAGCTGAACTACATGCCCGCCGCCCCCGACGGCTCGGTCGATCCGGCCAAGGCTGTGGCGATCAACGAGCAGTTCCAGCAGAGCCGGCAGTTCTGGTCGACGCTCGTCGAGCGCGGTGTTCTCGCCGCCCCGGAGACCTTCATCAACCGCACGCCCCACATGACGTTCGTGCGGGGTGAGAAGGATGTGGCCTACCTCAAGCGCCGCTACGAGTCGCTGAAGCAGCAGCCGCTGTTCGAGGGGATCGAGTACAGCGAAGACTCCCGGGTCATCAACCAGTGGGCGCCCCTGCTGATGCAGCAGCGTCGAAAGGGCGAGCCGTTCGCCGCGACGCGGGTACCCAGCGGCACCGACGTCGACTTCGGTTCGCTCACGCGTCAGCTGCTGGATTCGATGCAGCGGCGCGGCGCCGAAGTCCTCACGGGCCGCGAGGTGCGCTCGCTCAAGCGGCAGAAGGACGGCTCGTGGCAGGTCGGCTACCGTCACACGGTGGGTCGCACGCCGGGGCGCATCAACGCGCGCTTCGTGTTCATCGGGGCGGGCGGTTGGGCGATCAAGCTGCTGCAGCGCTCGCGCATCCCCGAGGCGAAGGGCTACGGCGTCTTCCCCATCGGCGGACAGTGGCTGAAGACCAGCAACCCCGCCCTCGTCGCGCAGCACAAGGCGAAGGTCTACTCGCAGGCGTCCGTCGGGGCACCGCCCATGTCGGTGCCGCACCTGGACACCCGTGTCGTCGACGGTGAGACCTCGCTGTTGTTCGGTCCCTTCGCGACCTTCAGCCCGAAGTTCCTCAAGAACGGCTCGCCCTGGGACATCGTCACCCAGGTGCGCCTCTCGAATCTCGGCAGCATGCTCACGGCCGGCGCCACCAACCTCAACCTGGTGAAGTACCTGGTCAGCGAGCTGCTGAAGACGCACAAGAAGAAGGTCGACAGCCTCCGCGAGTTCATGCCGACGGCCGACGGTGCGGACTGGGAGCTCCTGAACGCAGGTCAACGCGCCCAGGTGATGAAGGGCGGCAAGCTGCAGTTCGGCACCGAGGTCGTCGCCGCGGCGGACGGATCGATCGCGGGTCTGCTGGGCGCCTCCCCGGGTGCGTCGACAGCCGTGTCGATCATGCTGGGCCTGCTGAAGTCCTGCTTCCCTGATCGCATCGAGGGGTGGGAGCCGCAGCTGCGCGAGCTCATCCCCAGCTACGGAACGGCGTTGAACCCGGATCCGGCCGCGGCCGAGGCCTCCCTCGCCGCGACGGCCGAGGAACTGCACCTCACGGTCTGA